From a single Arachnia propionica genomic region:
- the cobO gene encoding cob(I)yrinic acid a,c-diamide adenosyltransferase — protein sequence MAQGTPATVPDDGLTTKQRRNRPMVIVNQGEGKGKSTAAFGLALRGWNQGWSIGVFQFVKSAKWRIGEQTALEALGKLHEETGQGGSVEWHKMGSGWSWTRKTSEDDPVRAARDGWDEVKRRLADQTHGLYVLDEFTYPMEWGWIDVDEVVETLANRPGFQHVVITGRRCPEPVLELANLVTNMTKIKHPFDEGQKGQKGIEW from the coding sequence GCCCGACGACGGGCTGACCACGAAACAGCGCCGAAACCGCCCCATGGTGATCGTCAACCAGGGGGAAGGGAAAGGAAAATCCACGGCAGCCTTCGGCCTGGCGCTGCGCGGCTGGAACCAGGGATGGAGCATCGGGGTGTTCCAGTTCGTGAAATCTGCGAAGTGGCGGATTGGTGAACAGACCGCCCTTGAGGCCCTGGGGAAGTTGCACGAGGAAACCGGCCAGGGAGGGTCCGTTGAGTGGCACAAGATGGGTTCCGGATGGTCCTGGACGCGAAAAACCTCCGAGGACGATCCTGTCCGGGCTGCCCGTGACGGATGGGACGAGGTGAAACGCCGGCTGGCAGATCAGACCCATGGGCTCTACGTTCTCGACGAGTTCACCTATCCGATGGAATGGGGCTGGATCGATGTTGACGAGGTGGTGGAGACTTTGGCAAACCGGCCTGGGTTTCAGCACGTCGTCATCACTGGCCGCCGCTGCCCCGAACCGGTGCTGGAACTGGCGAATCTGGTCACGAACATGACCAAGATCAAACATCCCTTCGACGAGGGTCAGAAGGGCCAGAAGGGCATCGAGTGGTGA